Proteins from one Algicella marina genomic window:
- the ureE gene encoding urease accessory protein UreE produces MLKAQNVVNAPAPADATVTLAYDDRFRRRMAMQTDQGTPFLLDLPEARELRAGEALELEDGTCITIRAAPEDLMRAEAQDPNHLVRTAWHVGNRHLACEIHPGHLILRWDHVIAEMLEGLGCSVSRIEAPFQPEGGAYGHGRTHGHSHDHGHHHHSHA; encoded by the coding sequence ATGCTCAAGGCACAGAATGTTGTCAACGCCCCAGCGCCTGCAGATGCGACAGTGACACTCGCCTATGATGACAGGTTCCGCCGCCGTATGGCCATGCAAACCGATCAGGGCACACCGTTTCTGCTGGATTTGCCTGAGGCACGGGAACTGCGAGCAGGCGAAGCGCTGGAACTCGAAGATGGCACCTGTATCACCATTCGCGCCGCTCCGGAGGATCTGATGCGCGCCGAAGCCCAGGATCCTAATCACCTCGTCCGCACCGCTTGGCATGTTGGCAACCGTCACCTCGCCTGCGAGATACACCCCGGCCATCTCATCCTCCGCTGGGATCATGTGATTGCCGAGATGCTCGAAGGTCTCGGCTGTAGTGTCAGCCGCATCGAGGCTCCGTTTCAGCCGGAAGGCGGCGCTTACGGCCATGGCCGCACTCACGGCCATTCCCACGATCACGGCCATCACCATCACAGCCATGCCTGA
- a CDS encoding urease accessory protein UreF codes for MPDPREDQIFQSWFSPAYPVGAFSYSHGLEQVISEGSVVDSAGLMDWIADILRHGAGRTDGILLYAAAMPGADAQALSDLAAALAPSRERHLETMAQGEAFARTTSDVWGTDATPRVYPVAVGIAVAALGLSPARAVRLYLHAFSANLVSAAVRYMPLGQTDGQKCLAALLPVIEEVAAEAAKSTPDEIGNATMAADIAAMHHETLPTRIFRT; via the coding sequence ATGCCTGATCCTCGCGAAGACCAGATTTTCCAGAGCTGGTTCTCTCCCGCCTATCCCGTGGGTGCGTTCAGCTACAGCCATGGGCTGGAGCAGGTGATATCTGAAGGCAGCGTTGTTGATAGCGCGGGCCTGATGGACTGGATCGCCGATATTCTGCGTCACGGGGCGGGGCGCACCGATGGCATCCTCCTCTACGCCGCTGCCATGCCAGGCGCGGATGCCCAAGCGCTTTCCGATCTGGCCGCAGCGCTCGCGCCCAGCCGCGAACGCCATCTTGAGACGATGGCACAGGGCGAGGCTTTCGCCCGCACCACATCAGATGTCTGGGGCACCGATGCGACGCCGCGCGTTTACCCCGTAGCCGTCGGAATCGCCGTCGCCGCGCTCGGCCTCTCGCCCGCCCGTGCCGTCCGGCTCTATCTGCACGCCTTTTCGGCCAACCTCGTCTCCGCCGCCGTCCGCTACATGCCGCTGGGCCAGACCGACGGGCAAAAATGCCTTGCGGCTTTGCTGCCCGTGATCGAGGAAGTCGCAGCCGAAGCTGCCAAGTCCACGCCTGACGAAATCGGCAACGCAACGATGGCCGCCGATATAGCCGCCATGCACCACGAAACCCTGCCCACGAGGATCTTCCGTACATGA
- the ureG gene encoding urease accessory protein UreG, which yields MSTNGPLRIGIGGPVGAGKTTLTEKLCKAMRQQYSLAVITNDIYTAEDAEALMRAQALPLERIRGVETGGCPHTAIREDASINLAAVAELSAAFPDLDAIFIESGGDNLAATFSPELADITIYMIDVAMGEEIPRKGGPGITRSDLLIINKTELAPYTGTSLEVMERDARIQRGPRPFLFADLRSGKGVEAIVAELERLGGLVPKAA from the coding sequence ATGAGCACCAACGGCCCCCTCCGCATCGGCATCGGCGGCCCGGTCGGCGCCGGCAAGACGACGCTGACGGAGAAACTTTGCAAGGCGATGCGACAGCAGTACTCCCTCGCCGTCATCACCAACGATATCTACACCGCCGAAGATGCCGAGGCGCTGATGCGCGCGCAGGCATTGCCGCTGGAGCGTATTCGCGGCGTGGAAACCGGCGGCTGCCCGCACACCGCGATCCGCGAGGATGCCTCGATCAACCTCGCCGCCGTGGCCGAGCTATCGGCGGCCTTCCCGGATCTTGATGCCATCTTCATCGAGTCGGGTGGCGACAACCTCGCCGCCACCTTCTCGCCCGAGCTTGCCGACATCACGATCTACATGATCGACGTGGCGATGGGCGAGGAGATCCCGCGCAAGGGCGGCCCCGGCATCACCCGTTCGGACCTGCTGATCATCAACAAGACCGAACTGGCACCCTATACCGGCACATCGCTCGAAGTGATGGAGCGCGACGCCCGCATCCAGCGCGGCCCCCGCCCCTTCCTCTTCGCCGACCTCCGCTCCGGCAAGGGCGTGGAGGCCATCGTCGCCGAGTTGGAACGCCTCGGCGGGCTGGTGCCGAAAGCGGCGTGA